One window of Pyrus communis chromosome 12, drPyrComm1.1, whole genome shotgun sequence genomic DNA carries:
- the LOC137711386 gene encoding transcription factor MYB62-like, giving the protein MRAGMSTNTKTLSSNCSGEDNSELRRGPWTLEEDRLLIQYIERHGEGQWNLLAKRSGLRRTGKSCRLRWLNYLKPDVKRGNLSPEEQLLILDLHSKMGNRWSKIAQYLPGRTDNEIKNYWRTRMHKQARHLNIDMKSREFQNMIRCFWMPRLKQKIGGETLISSAVLNQNPTISQPLENNTVQHLTATVSQPPQILVLEEINMSGTMYNLDVEKQNTEADYCTSSCIFPSEPVDMSKTAQFPECPPFYCGDNSGNDMESFKLQESVSADSAPNFPGNSSGDCYVAENNWFDSDFFM; this is encoded by the exons ATGAGAGCTGGTATGTCCACTAATACCAAAACCCTAAGTAGCAATTGTTCCGGCGAAGACAACAGTGAGCTTAGGAGAGGGCCATGGACTCTTGAAGAAGACCGTCTTCTTATTCAGTACATAGAGCGCCATGGCGAAGGCCAGTGGAACTTGCTTGCCAAACGTTCAG GATTAAGGAGAACTGGCAAAAGTTGCAGATTGAGATGGTTGAATTATCTGAAACCCGACGTTAAGCGAGGCAATCTTAGTCCTGAAGAACAGCTCTTGATTCTTGACCTCCACTCAAAAATGGGCAATAG GTGGTCGAAAATCGCGCAGTATTTACCGGGAAGAACAGACAATGAAATCAAGAACTATTGGAGAACAAGGATGCACAAACAAGCCCGGCATCTCAACATCGACATGAAAAGCAGAGAGTTTCAAAATATGATAAGGTGCTTTTGGATGCCTAGGTTGAAGCAGAAGATAGGAGGAGAAACATTGATTTCTTCAGCTGTGTTAAACCAAAATCCTACGATTTCGCAGCCTCTCGAAAACAACACTGTCCAACATCTAACGGCAACAGTATCCCAGCCACCACAAATCCTAGTGCTGGAAGAAATTAATATGAGTGGAACAATGTACAATTTGGATGTCGAAAAGCAAAACACAGAGGCAGATTACTGCACAAGTTCATGCATTTTCCCTTCAGAACCAGTGGACATGTCGAAGACTGCGCAATTTCCGGAATGCCCTCCTTTCTATTGTGGTGACAACAGTGGCAACGACATGGAATCCTTCAAACTGCAGGAATCTGTGTCAGCAGACTCAGCACCAAATTTCCCTGGAAATTCCTCCGGCGATTGCTACGTGGCAGAAAACAACTGGTTTGACAGTGATTTTTTCATGTAG
- the LOC137709901 gene encoding small ribosomal subunit protein eS7-like: MYTSRKKISKDNNAEPTEFEESVAQAVFDLENTNQELKSDLKDLYINSAIQVDVSGSKKAVVIHVPYRLRKAYRKIHVRLVRELEKKFSGKDVILIATRRIVRPPKKGSAAQRPRTRTLTAVHEAMLEDVVLPAEITGKRIRYRLDGSKIMKVFLDPKERNNTEYKLESFSAVYRKLSGKDVVFEYPITEA, encoded by the exons ATGTATACTTCAAGGAAGAAGATTTCCAAGGATAACAATGCTGAGCCGACTGAATTTGAAGAGTCAGTTGCTCAA GCAGTGTTTGATTTGGAAAACACAAATCAGGAGCTGAAGAGTGACCTGAAGGATCTATATATTAATTCAGCAAT TCAAGTTGATGTGTCTGGAAGCAAGAAGGCAGTTGTTATCCATGTGCCCTATAGGCTTAGGAAGGCGTACCGCAAGATTCACGTTCGCCTTGTGAGGGAACTCGAAAAGAAGTTCAGTGGAAAG GATGTGATCCTGATTGCCACACGTAGGATTGTGAGGCCTCCAAAGAAAGGGTCAGCTGCTCAACGCCCCCGCACTCGTACACTAACTGCTGTGCACGAGGCAATGTTGGAGGATGTTGTGTTGCCTGCTGAGATTACTGGAAAGCGCATAAGATACCGTCTTGATGGATCCAAGATAATGAAG GTGTTCTTGGACCCCAAGGAACGTAACAACACCGAATACAAGCTGGAGAGCTTCTCTGCTGTTTACCGGAAGCTTTCGGGAAAAGATGTTGTGTTCGAGTACCCAATCACCGAAGCATAG
- the LOC137711452 gene encoding uncharacterized protein — protein MRPNWELTNCCNHEQVVFLITVAVCTVVILALWRTVLLRPFKLVTVFLHEASHAIACKLTCGHVEGIQVHADEGGTTQTRGGVYWLILPAGYLGSSFWGMLLILASTNLLTARIAAGCFIAALLIVLCIAKNWMLRGLCIGFIVFLGVIWVLQETTTVRVLRYIILFIGVMNSLFSVYDIYDDLISRRVRSSDAEKFAEECPCCTGCGWGVIWGFISFGFLCGAMYLGLVILS, from the exons ATGAGGCCTAATTGGGAACTCACAAACTGCTGCAACCACGAGCAAGTCGTCTTCCTCATCACCGTTGCTGTCTGCACTGTCGTCATACTTGCT CTTTGGAGGACAGTACTTCTGAGACCGTTCAAGCTTGTCACTGTGTTTCTTCACGAGGCGAGCCATGCTATTGCTTGTAAGCTTACATGTGGTCAT GTGGAAGGGATTCAAGTTCATGCAGATGAGGGCGGAACCACACAAACCCGGGGTGGTGTATACTGGTTGATTTTGCCCGCTGGAT ATCTTGGTTCGTCCTTTTGGGGGATGCTCTTGATTcttgcatccacaaatctccTTACTGCTCGAATAGCTGCTGGGTGTTTTATTGCTGCTCTACTGATTGTACTGTGCATAGCTAAAAAT TGGATGCTTCGAGGACTCTGTATAG GATTCATTGTTTTTCTCGGCGTAATTTGGGTTCTGCAAGAAACAACAACAGTTCGTGTGCTTCGGTACATTATTCTATTTATTG GTGTAATGAACAGCTTGTTTTCAGTCTATG ATATCTATGACGATCTTATATCCCGTAGAGTTCGTTCTAGTGACGCCGAGAAATTTGCAGAAGAGTGTCCTTGCTGCACTGGTTGTGGATGGGGTGTCATCTG GGGGTTTATATCTTTCGGGTTTCTTTGCGGAGCCATGTACCTTGGTCTTGTGATTTTGTCTTAG